A part of Dreissena polymorpha isolate Duluth1 chromosome 13, UMN_Dpol_1.0, whole genome shotgun sequence genomic DNA contains:
- the LOC127856357 gene encoding uncharacterized protein LOC127856357: protein MADYYTYSSKSDSCVRIRGCYSIYDRNVFLSRDDCRRGCFIYNGVTPSGEMDPQCYLSPTPGRCRDTEKDNFFTYSTKTATCTQIYGCYSVRDRNVFLTRTACEAVCDAPILGSPTPPPIPIENVAIQCRVVPSPGRCTEQERSNYFSYSTKTHTCTEIYGCYSLQDRNVFLTAIGCLRECLLGGSSGSQLDRRKG from the exons ATGGCAGACTACTACACGTACAGCTCCAAGTCAGACTCCTGCGTGCGCATCCGCGGCTGTTACAGCATCTACGACCGCAACGTGTTCCTGTCGCGTGACGACTGCCGCCGCGGTTGCTTCATTTATAATGGAGTGACGCCTTCCGGCGAGATGGACCCGC AATGTTACCTCAGCCCAACCCCCGGCCGCTGTAGGGACACTGAGAAAGACAACTTCTTTACGTACAGCACAAAGACGGCTACATGTACACAGATATACGGCTGTTACAGCGTTCGTGACCGGAACGTATTTCTCACCCGTACCGCTTGTGAGGCCGTGTGCGACGCACCGATCTTGGGGTCACCAACTCCCCCACCCATACCCATTGAAAATGTCGCTATCC AGTGCCGCGTGGTCCCCTCTCCCGGGCGATGCACGGAGCAGGAGCGCAGCAACTACTTCAGCTACAGCACCAAGACACACACATGCACGGAGATCTACGGGTGCTATAGCCTCCAGGACCGGAACGTCTTCCTGACGGCCATCGGCTGTCTGCGGGAATGCCTTCTCGGCGGCAGCTCCGGTTCGCAACTCGACCGACGTAAGGGATAA